ATCGGAAAAGTCAATCCCTTTTGCTTGAGAAACCGCAATGATCAAGCGTTTATAGACTTTGCCAATATCAAAAATGGAAGGAACAGTATAACGGCAGGCTGCGACATTATTGAAGGTTCCCTGCAGTATATGGTATTTCTCTGTCAGATTGTCGATCAGCTTCTCCATATTCTCGCTGTGATAGATGTCTGCCAGCTCCAGCAGATGACGAATCTCGGCAATTCCAAAAGCGTTTACGACTACACGCCGATGGTTCTTTGTCTTCCGCCCAATCGCTTCGATCAGCGAACAGACAAAGAAAAGATCGTTTTCCTGACGGTCTTCACGTCCGGTCATCGTGTGACCTCCTTGCTTTCCAAGAAAGTCAAACAGGACAACGCTCTCGGGGTGCAAAACGTAATCTGATGAGTTGGATGCTTGAATTTTGCCAATACCCAGAATTGTTCTCTGGTGAGAATTCCGCTGATGAAATCGGCAACATAGTTCCATATCTGATCGTTGGCCATCGCTCCAACTACGATGTCATGAGAATGCGGAGTACCGTTCCGGCAGGCTACGATGAAGTCAAGCCACTCTTCCGTCATCTGATCGAAACTCAGAATATCCAAATCAGGATCAGGAGTGTATTCATAAAAACTGACAACAGGGGTATCGAACCGCCTTGACCAGCGTTCCGCTTGCGATAGCAACTCCGTGCAATAGAAACCGGGACCGAAATCTTTATTATTCCGGCTCGGTTTTATTTCCGGAGTCCGTATTTCACAATATCCGCCGTGGTAGACAATCATTGCGACCTTTCCTGTTCAGCAACTCTTCAGTTTATATCTTCTCTAAAATCTTGAACACGTAAAATATATCATCCATGGAGACATTTGCAAATCAAGGTTTGACTTTTACTGACGGAGCCATTATAGTAAAAATATCATCGTTGGGAACTATGAAAGTTCTTTGAAATGGTAACAAATGGTAATTTTACCATATTGACGAGGTATGGGTACAGGAAGACGGAGTCAGAAAAGAGGGTGCCATCAGGTGTCATTTTCAAGGTGCAAACGCCAGAAATTACCGTTTGAGCCTTCTTTTTTCTCTTATGTGAAAGCGGCCAAATTCGCCACTTTTGAGTTCAAATCTTCCTGTTTAGAGATGTTTTGAGGTGAAGAAAAACTCTTCGGATGTTCCAGCTGCCGGAGCCATTTTTTACCCTCAGAATCGGAAAATCGAGACCTTTTTGCGACCTCTTCGATTTGATCCGGGTAAACGCTTCTTCATGAAACAGCATACGAATTCTCTACGCTACAGAACGGATTAGAATATGCCGGTCTATTACAGCGGTAAGAAGTTTCACTACCGTTTCCGGGTCAAGGGCAAACGCCATTACGGAATCTGCGAAGGCTGCACGACGGAAGAGCAGGTGCTCGCCTACGAAGCCCAAGTCAATGCCAGACTCCGGGAAGAGGTGAAGGCAGCTCAGGAAAAGCTTCGTCAGGAAGAACAGAAAATTGCCTTCAACAATAATGTCCGCTCCCTTGTTGAAAATTATCGTCAGGTCCTGAATGACGGCAAAAAGGTTTCGCTTGCGGACGCCTATGCCTTGTACAGCCGGAAACTGTCCCGGAAACGGAAATGCAGTGACAAGACCCGGAAACAGAAAGAAAGCTACTGGCTGGATTTTCTGGCGTATATGAAGGAAACTTTCCCGGAGATCATCGATCTGGATAAAGTTTCAAAGGCGCATTGCGAAGACTATGTGACTTTCCTGATCGATTGCGGACGTTTCCTGAAAGAGAAAAAGGTAAGCCTGAAAACGCATGGGAAAGTTGTACCAGTCTCTTACGAACAGCCTTTTCTGATCGGCAATAAGACGATTAAGGAAATCTGCAGCGTCATTAAAAGTGTTTTCGAGCGCCTGAAGGATGATGCCGGTCTGCTGGCGAATCCCTGGAACGATGTGATCCTGCCTGCCGTAGACGACTCCATCGAGCGGGAGATCTTCTCGCTTCATGAATTGAATTTGATCCGAAACGGACTGGCGAAAAATCATTTTTGCGCGCCTCTGTTCACGGTAGCCGCCGTTACCGGTCTGCGGGAGGGAGATATCTGTACCCTCAAGTGGAAGGAAATCGACTGGACCTCAGGAGTCATCCGCCGGATTATGAGAAAAACCGGCAAAGGCGTAACCATTCCGATTCTGTCCTCGCTGAAGGTGTTTCTTGCCGGACAGCCCCGCGTTTCCGAATACGTGTTCCCGGAACATGCGGAATTATACCGGCGGTGCAGTTCAAAGGTATCGGTGCGAATTAAAGATTTTCTCGAAAACGAGCTTGATATCAGGACGACGGTTCAGCCGGAGAACCGGAAAAATATTTCCATCAAAGATTTGCACTCCATGCGGCATGTATTCTGTTACTATGCCGGTAAAGCCGGAATACCGATCAATATCGTCCAGTCGATTGTCGGTCATATGAGTCCGGTGATGACCTCTTACTATCAGAATCATGTTGTTCTGGAGGACCAGAAGCAGGAATTGGAAAAACTGCCGTCGTTCCTGATTTTCAACTCGGTCAATCTGGATCAGGAAGAACAGAGAAAACGTCAGGAATTGATTCGTCTTGTACAGGAAATACCTGTGGAGAAACTTCAGGAGTTCATGTCGATTGCACAGAAGTTCACCATGAGAGATCAGGAAGAAAACGTAGATGCAACGGCATTGCACAAGGCGTCATAACATGTTCATAATTAAGAATAATTGTTGTGATATGCGACTTGACGGATGAATATGTCGCGGTTATATTACTTCTTAATTCGGAGAAGTAGCAGGGCAGGACCTCCATGCCGGAAATATGGTATGGAGGCTTTTTTATGACTGTAGCACTTCATGGCATGAACTATCGTTATCGTTTTCGCGTAAAAGGAAAACGGTATTTCGGGCTTTGCGTCAATTGTCACACGGAAGAAGAGGCGTTGGCCTTTGAAGCGCAGGAACGTAATCGTCTGCTTGCCGAGTTTTACGAAGCGGAAAAACGTTCCGCGGAATATGCCGCTCAACTCCAGATCGAACAGGAAAAAATCAAGTATAACCGGAATGTTCGGGCGTTGGTAGAGAATTACCGCTATGTTTTAAATGGCGGTAAAAGCGTTTTACTTTCCGAGGCGTATGAACTGTTTCTGGCAAAGCCCCGGAAGAGAAGAAACATTTCCGAGAAATCCCGCAGACAATACCAGGCTTATTGGGGTGATTTTCTGGCATTCATGCAGAATACTTTTCCTGATATCAATAAGCTGGAACAGGTCATGTCATTGCATTGTGAAGCATACGTCTCTTATCTGATCAGCAATGGCCGTTTCAACAGCAAGAGTGATTACCAGCTTGGGAACAAAACCATTTGCGAGATCGCAAGCTCCATCAAGGGAGTATTCAGGCGCCTCAAACGAGATGCCGGTTTGCTGGAAAATCCCTGGGATGATGTGATCTTGCCCGCAATGGACGATTCGCTTCGCCGGGAGATTTTTACGGTGGACGAACTTCAGAAGATACGTTGCGGGATTCTGCATAATTCATTTTGCCGGCCATTATTTACAATTGCGGCGGCAACCGGATTGCGCGAAGGTGATATTTGTACTTTGAGGTGGAAAGAAATAGACTGGGTCGGTAAAAATATCCGTAGGGTCCTTAACAAAAACAGAAAAGACGTTTCCATTCCCATTCATCGGATGCTGTACGATTATTTCCTGCGGCTTCATAATGACGATGAGTATGTTCTTCCTGAGCACGCGAGAATCTATCTATCCTCGCCGACTACTGTTTCGAAGCGGATCAAAACTTTTCTGGAAGATGATCTGGGAATTGTCACGACAGTTCAGCCGGAAAACCGCAGAAGCATTTCGATTAAAGACCTGCACTCCATGCGGCACGTGTTTTGCTATTATGCGGGGAAAGTCGGGATTCCAATTTCCGTCGTTCAATCAATCGTCGGCCACATGGATGAGCGTATGACGGCATATTATCAGAATCACGTGCAGGAAGAAACGCAACATCAGGAGCTCGAAAAGCTGCCGTCTGTCTTGCTGCTGGATGCTGAATATGCAAAATTTGCGATATAAAAATGACAATACTGTTGTTCATAATGGGTTTGCAGGATGGTGTTATAATTCTTCATCATCATGAAACTTGAAGGGACGCGCCGCTCCGAACAGGGACGCGGGACGTTCGTAAACGTTCCGGTCGCGCCACGGCCGGTTTCCGGGCTGCGGCAACTCGTCTACATTGCATCGAACCTCTAGGAATTCCTGGCCCATCGGGCGTTAGTCGGTGTGGAAAGCATTATAGCCATAGGTCAGAATATCCGGCACGGCAAACGCGCTGCAGCTCCGGCTCATCGAAGTGCGGCGGCCTGGCGCGTCATTCGTGTAGCCGTATTTGCTGACGGAACCGTTCGCCAC
This region of Victivallis lenta genomic DNA includes:
- a CDS encoding tyrosine-type recombinase/integrase → MTVALHGMNYRYRFRVKGKRYFGLCVNCHTEEEALAFEAQERNRLLAEFYEAEKRSAEYAAQLQIEQEKIKYNRNVRALVENYRYVLNGGKSVLLSEAYELFLAKPRKRRNISEKSRRQYQAYWGDFLAFMQNTFPDINKLEQVMSLHCEAYVSYLISNGRFNSKSDYQLGNKTICEIASSIKGVFRRLKRDAGLLENPWDDVILPAMDDSLRREIFTVDELQKIRCGILHNSFCRPLFTIAAATGLREGDICTLRWKEIDWVGKNIRRVLNKNRKDVSIPIHRMLYDYFLRLHNDDEYVLPEHARIYLSSPTTVSKRIKTFLEDDLGIVTTVQPENRRSISIKDLHSMRHVFCYYAGKVGIPISVVQSIVGHMDERMTAYYQNHVQEETQHQELEKLPSVLLLDAEYAKFAI
- a CDS encoding DUF3990 domain-containing protein — translated: MIVYHGGYCEIRTPEIKPSRNNKDFGPGFYCTELLSQAERWSRRFDTPVVSFYEYTPDPDLDILSFDQMTEEWLDFIVACRNGTPHSHDIVVGAMANDQIWNYVADFISGILTREQFWVLAKFKHPTHQITFCTPRALSCLTFLESKEVTR
- a CDS encoding tyrosine-type recombinase/integrase, producing the protein MLAYEAQVNARLREEVKAAQEKLRQEEQKIAFNNNVRSLVENYRQVLNDGKKVSLADAYALYSRKLSRKRKCSDKTRKQKESYWLDFLAYMKETFPEIIDLDKVSKAHCEDYVTFLIDCGRFLKEKKVSLKTHGKVVPVSYEQPFLIGNKTIKEICSVIKSVFERLKDDAGLLANPWNDVILPAVDDSIEREIFSLHELNLIRNGLAKNHFCAPLFTVAAVTGLREGDICTLKWKEIDWTSGVIRRIMRKTGKGVTIPILSSLKVFLAGQPRVSEYVFPEHAELYRRCSSKVSVRIKDFLENELDIRTTVQPENRKNISIKDLHSMRHVFCYYAGKAGIPINIVQSIVGHMSPVMTSYYQNHVVLEDQKQELEKLPSFLIFNSVNLDQEEQRKRQELIRLVQEIPVEKLQEFMSIAQKFTMRDQEENVDATALHKAS